A section of the Gemmatimonadota bacterium genome encodes:
- a CDS encoding serine/threonine-protein kinase → MSSNTPPDPSGQTIGAYRLIRPLGAGGMGEVFLAHDDRLDRSVAIKRVRSSAAVDEAQRQRLRREARAVATLSHPAVVQIYDIVEDGAGDSIVMEYVDGTPLSSLLVDGGLTAEAGLRILLHVCDGLAAAHERGLVHRDLKSENIVVTPDGAAKILDFGLARSFDPSAEDPALTAADAAVGTYRSMAPEQCEGRAVDPRTDLWALGVVMYEMLAGRTPFQGRTPLHTLGNVVGFDPPAVRELNRSVPEPLSRLVAALLTKDPDGRPGSAADVAARLEEMQAKRLLGGLVLPRLTPTPDSGIDPIRALEHASAPDRGRRPGRIRPPPRRRAAVLRSGAALLVLAVAALGGRHLLGRGAADPGAPTRIMVFPLVSSLASQGGASVGEDVATVIGHALDGVEPLQWLDGWPLLDAEARNDPRRLELGRMAELARSRGCSFFVWGRVIQQGDSARVLLGLHGVRDGDAIASADAGAALGDAWRAGLRALNGLLPRLIETEVPDVEADLGNRPPEAVARFLLGEAALRRAKFSDALGHFREAFAFDSTFGVAGIRGAQAASWIHDPAAASALIDRALTLPLTGRAESFARGVQAYVANDAEAAVRHLEAALAEDSLFSVAWAQLGETYRHLAPRMVPSSAPGPFERAQGLDSLAGYVLFHRLEELTRAGDLERARRARQQFVDGSPDAALQAQIDLMIGCADGGAATLDPGPRLREWPWEVLYAAAQLGMDGDQRACSEVLYHALLVGDTVADPNAGYRSWNALVGLTGSFLVGNRVEDAGRLLEAMADGFESVQALLDASAAGASGVTLAAAAPAWSKGRPAWRAAREAELTRWSELAVLVGALYPQLESIGRRGADDIAAAAGPDLTGIDYRTSLWLLGFWASRNEDGATAERALERLREIAAGQDPLDQAYTSSLADALAAHITLSTGDSTAALEQFRALTAQAPPSFLYWELLAPLSVERLVRARLELEAGEPEVADRLLRGFAEPNAQTNPVFLPLALESCRVAAGGDARRAECARTLERLGWPGRGPAGTDTSIAPS, encoded by the coding sequence ATGAGCTCCAACACCCCACCGGATCCGTCCGGGCAGACCATCGGTGCCTACCGGCTCATCCGGCCGCTGGGCGCGGGCGGGATGGGTGAAGTATTCCTGGCCCACGACGACCGGCTGGATCGGTCGGTCGCCATCAAGCGGGTGCGCTCGAGCGCGGCGGTCGATGAAGCCCAGCGCCAGCGCCTACGCCGGGAGGCGCGCGCGGTCGCCACCCTGAGCCATCCCGCCGTCGTGCAGATCTACGACATCGTCGAGGACGGCGCGGGCGACTCCATCGTGATGGAGTACGTGGACGGCACTCCGCTCTCCTCGCTGCTGGTGGACGGCGGGCTGACCGCCGAGGCGGGCCTGCGGATCCTCCTGCACGTCTGCGACGGCCTCGCCGCCGCGCATGAACGAGGGCTCGTGCATCGGGACCTCAAGAGCGAGAACATCGTGGTGACGCCGGACGGCGCCGCGAAGATCCTCGACTTCGGTCTCGCGCGCTCGTTCGATCCTTCCGCCGAAGACCCCGCGCTCACCGCCGCCGACGCCGCGGTGGGAACGTACCGCTCGATGGCTCCGGAGCAGTGTGAAGGGCGCGCGGTCGACCCGCGCACCGACCTCTGGGCGCTGGGCGTGGTGATGTACGAGATGCTCGCGGGCCGGACGCCCTTCCAGGGCCGGACCCCCTTGCACACGCTGGGCAACGTGGTGGGCTTCGATCCGCCCGCCGTGCGCGAGCTGAATCGCTCGGTCCCGGAGCCGCTGTCGCGCCTGGTGGCGGCACTGCTGACCAAGGATCCGGACGGGCGCCCCGGATCCGCCGCCGACGTGGCGGCGCGTCTCGAGGAGATGCAGGCGAAGCGCCTCCTCGGCGGCCTGGTGCTCCCGCGCCTGACTCCGACACCCGACTCCGGCATCGATCCGATCCGGGCGCTCGAACACGCTTCGGCGCCCGATCGCGGCCGGCGCCCGGGTCGGATCCGCCCCCCGCCCCGTCGCCGCGCCGCGGTGCTGCGCTCCGGCGCCGCGTTGCTGGTCCTCGCCGTGGCCGCCCTGGGGGGGCGGCACCTGTTGGGGCGAGGCGCGGCCGACCCGGGCGCGCCGACCCGCATCATGGTCTTCCCGCTCGTCTCCTCCCTCGCCTCCCAGGGCGGCGCCTCGGTGGGCGAGGACGTCGCGACCGTCATCGGTCATGCGCTCGACGGCGTCGAGCCCCTGCAGTGGTTGGATGGATGGCCACTCCTGGACGCCGAGGCCCGCAACGATCCCCGCCGGCTGGAGCTGGGTCGGATGGCCGAGCTCGCGCGCTCGCGTGGATGCAGCTTCTTCGTCTGGGGTCGGGTCATCCAGCAGGGGGACTCGGCGCGCGTTCTGCTCGGGCTGCACGGGGTCCGGGACGGCGACGCGATCGCCTCCGCCGACGCCGGAGCCGCGTTGGGGGACGCCTGGCGGGCCGGGCTCCGAGCGCTCAACGGACTCCTGCCCCGCCTCATCGAGACGGAGGTGCCCGACGTCGAGGCAGACCTGGGAAACCGCCCGCCCGAGGCCGTCGCCCGCTTCCTCCTCGGCGAAGCGGCGCTGCGGCGGGCGAAGTTCAGCGACGCGCTCGGCCACTTCCGCGAGGCGTTCGCCTTCGACTCCACGTTCGGCGTAGCCGGCATCCGCGGAGCCCAGGCGGCGAGCTGGATCCACGATCCGGCAGCGGCGTCCGCGCTGATCGACCGGGCGCTGACCCTGCCGCTGACCGGACGCGCCGAGAGCTTCGCGCGCGGGGTCCAGGCGTACGTGGCCAACGACGCGGAAGCCGCCGTCCGGCATCTCGAAGCGGCGCTGGCGGAGGATTCACTCTTCTCCGTGGCCTGGGCGCAGTTGGGGGAGACCTATCGGCATCTGGCGCCCCGCATGGTGCCCTCCTCCGCTCCCGGACCCTTCGAACGTGCGCAGGGCCTCGACTCGCTCGCCGGCTATGTCCTCTTCCACCGCCTCGAGGAGCTCACACGCGCGGGGGACCTGGAGCGGGCCCGCAGAGCGCGCCAGCAGTTCGTGGACGGTTCACCCGACGCCGCGTTGCAGGCGCAGATCGATCTCATGATCGGCTGCGCCGACGGAGGAGCGGCGACGCTCGACCCGGGCCCGCGGCTGCGGGAGTGGCCGTGGGAGGTGCTCTATGCGGCCGCCCAGCTCGGCATGGACGGCGACCAGCGCGCGTGCTCCGAGGTGCTCTACCATGCCCTCCTGGTCGGCGACACGGTGGCCGATCCCAACGCGGGGTACCGGAGCTGGAACGCCCTCGTGGGTCTGACCGGCTCCTTCCTGGTCGGCAACCGCGTCGAGGACGCCGGGCGGCTCCTGGAGGCGATGGCCGACGGCTTCGAATCCGTGCAGGCCCTTCTCGACGCCTCTGCAGCGGGCGCGTCCGGTGTGACCCTGGCGGCCGCCGCTCCTGCGTGGAGCAAGGGCCGACCGGCCTGGCGCGCCGCGCGGGAGGCCGAGCTCACGCGCTGGTCCGAGCTGGCGGTGCTGGTGGGCGCGCTGTACCCCCAGCTCGAATCGATCGGCCGGCGCGGGGCCGACGACATCGCGGCCGCGGCCGGCCCCGACCTGACCGGGATCGACTACCGCACGTCCTTGTGGCTGCTCGGGTTCTGGGCATCCCGCAACGAAGACGGCGCGACGGCGGAGCGCGCGCTCGAGCGACTGCGGGAGATCGCCGCGGGGCAGGATCCCCTCGACCAGGCCTACACGAGCAGCCTGGCCGACGCGTTGGCGGCACACATCACGTTGAGCACGGGGGACTCCACCGCCGCCCTCGAGCAGTTCCGCGCGCTCACGGCGCAGGCGCCCCCGTCGTTCCTGTATTGGGAGCTGCTGGCGCCGCTGAGCGTGGAGCGGCTGGTTCGAGCCCGACTCGAGCTGGAGGCCGGGGAGCCCGAGGTCGCCGACCGGCTCCTGCGGGGCTTCGCCGAGCCGAACGCACAGACCAATCCCGTCTTCCTTCCGCTGGCGCTCGAGAGTTGTCGGGTGGCCGCCGGAGGAGACGCTCGTCGGGCGGAATGCGCCCGCACGCTCGAACGGCTGGGCTGGCCCGGCCGCGGGCCCGCAGGCACAGACACGTCGATCGCACCGTCCTGA
- a CDS encoding ABC transporter permease — MSGTGRRKRERLHELPVPEDVRKEIEAHLRAEEEELVRAGWDPESARAEALRRFGEVGAVQEDCERITRQTRRATRRTRGWQAIRQDVGYAVRRLARSPGFTALAVGTLALGIGANTAIFSLIDGVLLAPLPYAEPDGLVTLAEEHEGGRPGPIPWPNYQDWRARSRSLQQVALYGGGTTTVLGGTEPVRAEVAPVSEDFFPAFRATAQRGRTTLPDDHRPGAAPVAVVAHSFWRDQLAQDPDVLERSLQIYGRSLQIVGVLPEGFDFPRQAQIWVPMELLPQSDSRTAHNWSGVGRLAPGQTAADADREADALAAALAAELPADDYDAVGGVVTPLKETLTGATRTPLLVLLGASALILLIACVNLASTVLARGAARATELAVRSSLGASRARLVQQLATESMVLAAVGGGVGIGVAWVVLAAVLRYGTAFVPGLADVSLDGSVLGFTLLATVATGLLFGLFPALRLASDDLAAETRSGTRAGESPQRARTWRLLVGAEVALALLLLVGSGLLIRSFGALVSQETGVSSDGVAMAQLALDPVRYSSMPEVVAWYERLARELDDHPAIEAVGVANAYPVSGGMGNGTIQLDGDMSREAYGWYVTATAGYFAALDIPLLEGRMFDGRDHANAPHVALVSRSFAEEAWPGENPIGRQITGGGMDDHWEQPSFATVVGVVGDVRYRGLAQPAEPTFYFHLPQRPYRARTYSTVVARGVGGDASAAGQVLGTTLRALDPDLPPRIESLDTRIGDSVGQRRFVVVLLGAFAATALLLALIGLYGVVSYRVARRTREVGVRIALGAGTAAVRRLVIRDALGMVAGGLVVGVLLALALGSTLRSMLYGVASTDPLTFLLAVPVLMAGAFLATWIPARRATRVDPTSAMRAE; from the coding sequence ATGAGCGGAACCGGGCGTCGGAAGCGCGAACGACTCCACGAGCTGCCCGTCCCGGAGGACGTCCGCAAGGAGATCGAGGCCCATCTGCGCGCGGAGGAGGAGGAGCTGGTCCGCGCGGGTTGGGACCCGGAGAGCGCGCGGGCCGAGGCGCTCCGTCGGTTCGGGGAAGTCGGGGCCGTGCAGGAGGACTGCGAGCGGATCACCCGCCAGACGCGGCGCGCCACCCGCCGGACCCGCGGGTGGCAGGCCATCCGGCAGGACGTCGGATATGCGGTCCGGCGCCTCGCGCGGAGCCCTGGCTTCACGGCACTGGCCGTGGGGACGCTCGCTCTCGGCATCGGCGCGAACACGGCCATCTTCAGCCTCATCGACGGTGTGCTGCTGGCGCCTCTCCCGTACGCCGAGCCGGACGGCCTCGTCACGTTGGCGGAGGAGCACGAAGGCGGGCGGCCCGGCCCGATCCCCTGGCCCAACTATCAGGACTGGCGCGCCCGCTCGCGGTCCTTGCAGCAGGTCGCGCTCTACGGCGGCGGAACCACCACCGTGCTCGGCGGGACCGAGCCCGTCCGGGCGGAGGTCGCCCCCGTCAGCGAGGACTTCTTTCCGGCCTTCCGGGCCACCGCCCAACGGGGACGCACCACGCTCCCGGACGACCACCGCCCCGGCGCAGCGCCCGTCGCGGTGGTGGCCCATTCGTTCTGGCGGGACCAGCTCGCACAGGATCCGGACGTTCTAGAACGCTCCCTCCAGATCTACGGCCGCTCCCTGCAGATCGTAGGCGTCCTGCCGGAGGGCTTCGATTTCCCCCGGCAGGCGCAGATCTGGGTCCCGATGGAGCTGCTTCCCCAGTCCGACAGCCGGACGGCCCACAACTGGAGCGGGGTCGGGCGGTTGGCTCCCGGTCAGACGGCAGCCGACGCCGATCGTGAGGCGGACGCACTGGCGGCGGCGTTGGCGGCGGAGCTGCCCGCGGACGACTACGACGCGGTCGGCGGAGTGGTCACCCCGCTCAAGGAGACGTTGACCGGTGCCACCCGGACGCCACTGCTGGTGCTCCTGGGCGCGTCCGCCCTGATCCTGCTGATCGCCTGCGTCAACCTGGCCAGCACAGTCCTGGCCCGCGGTGCCGCTCGTGCCACCGAGCTGGCGGTCCGCTCTTCCCTGGGCGCCTCCCGCGCCCGCCTCGTGCAACAGCTGGCGACCGAGAGCATGGTCCTCGCGGCCGTCGGGGGAGGGGTGGGGATCGGAGTGGCTTGGGTCGTCCTCGCAGCGGTCCTCCGGTACGGCACCGCATTCGTACCCGGCCTCGCGGACGTCTCCCTCGATGGCAGCGTGCTCGGCTTCACCCTGCTGGCCACGGTGGCCACCGGGCTGCTGTTCGGGCTCTTCCCGGCCCTGCGCCTGGCCTCGGACGACCTGGCCGCGGAGACGCGGAGTGGGACGCGGGCGGGCGAATCGCCTCAGCGCGCACGCACCTGGCGGCTGCTCGTCGGGGCCGAGGTGGCGCTGGCCCTGCTCCTCCTCGTGGGCTCCGGTCTCCTGATCCGGAGCTTCGGCGCCCTGGTGAGCCAGGAGACGGGCGTCTCGAGCGACGGGGTGGCCATGGCCCAGTTGGCGCTGGACCCGGTCCGGTACAGCTCGATGCCCGAGGTGGTGGCGTGGTACGAGCGGCTGGCGCGCGAGCTGGACGATCACCCCGCGATCGAGGCGGTCGGAGTCGCCAACGCCTATCCGGTGTCCGGCGGCATGGGGAACGGCACCATCCAGCTCGACGGCGACATGAGCCGGGAGGCCTATGGCTGGTACGTCACGGCGACCGCGGGCTACTTCGCCGCCCTCGACATCCCGCTCCTCGAGGGACGCATGTTCGACGGCCGCGATCACGCGAACGCCCCGCACGTGGCGCTCGTCAGCCGCTCGTTCGCGGAGGAAGCGTGGCCGGGGGAGAACCCCATCGGCCGCCAGATCACGGGCGGCGGCATGGACGACCACTGGGAGCAGCCGAGCTTCGCCACGGTGGTGGGCGTGGTGGGCGATGTGCGCTATCGCGGTCTGGCCCAGCCGGCGGAGCCCACCTTCTACTTCCACCTGCCGCAGCGACCCTACCGGGCCCGGACCTACTCGACTGTCGTGGCCCGCGGCGTCGGTGGAGACGCCTCGGCGGCAGGGCAGGTCCTGGGCACGACACTCAGGGCGCTCGATCCCGACCTGCCCCCCCGGATCGAGTCGCTGGACACGCGGATCGGTGACTCGGTGGGCCAGCGTCGCTTCGTCGTCGTGCTGCTCGGCGCTTTCGCGGCGACGGCGCTCCTGCTCGCGCTGATCGGTCTGTACGGGGTCGTCTCGTACCGGGTCGCGCGGCGGACGCGGGAGGTGGGTGTGCGGATCGCCCTGGGTGCGGGGACCGCCGCGGTCCGACGCCTCGTCATCCGGGACGCCCTCGGCATGGTCGCGGGCGGGCTGGTCGTCGGGGTGCTGTTGGCGCTCGCCCTGGGCTCCACGCTCCGGAGCATGCTCTACGGCGTCGCAAGCACCGATCCGCTGACCTTCCTGCTGGCCGTTCCGGTGCTGATGGCCGGCGCGTTCCTGGCCACCTGGATCCCTGCACGACGGGCCACCCGGGTGGATCCCACGTCCGCCATGCGGGCCGAATAG
- a CDS encoding serine/threonine-protein kinase yields MDVPGLSGLEPEFTLLRPLGEGAMAEVFLAREAALGRLVAIKVVRDTLASDAEARARFEREARSAAGLSHPNVVEVHRVAALPDGRPYLVMEYVEGQNLADALHAGTVDAGMAREVLRGVASALGAAHERGIVHRDVRPANILWDPRRRRAVLTDFGIAGVLETGGEAATRLTRAGQVLGDPQYTSPEHLVGDPVTGASDVYALGIVGYQLLAGRGPYAAQGSARIAAAHLREQAVPLSSLRPDLPPALARLLTACLAKRPEQRPRMADLVAHLERPDDVLVSASGARGRTQSLEAAVEQLPALQSFLQELKRRRVFNVAAVYAVASFGLLQVGELILPALPVPEWAYTALVATILAAFPVALVLAWIFDVGSDGLTRSRSDPTSVRGPTLRVLQVTGLALSLGVAILIGWWILSA; encoded by the coding sequence GTGGATGTCCCAGGCCTGAGCGGGCTGGAGCCCGAGTTCACGCTCCTTCGCCCATTGGGCGAGGGCGCCATGGCCGAGGTGTTCCTGGCGCGCGAGGCTGCGCTCGGCCGTCTCGTGGCCATCAAGGTGGTACGGGACACGCTCGCCAGCGACGCCGAGGCCCGCGCCCGGTTCGAGCGGGAGGCCCGCTCGGCGGCAGGCCTCTCCCATCCCAACGTGGTCGAGGTGCACCGCGTCGCCGCTCTTCCCGACGGCCGTCCGTATCTGGTGATGGAGTACGTCGAGGGTCAGAACCTGGCCGACGCCCTGCACGCCGGGACCGTGGACGCCGGGATGGCCCGGGAGGTCCTGCGTGGCGTCGCGTCGGCCCTGGGCGCGGCGCATGAGCGGGGTATCGTGCACCGCGATGTCCGCCCTGCGAACATCCTCTGGGACCCCCGGCGCCGCCGTGCCGTGCTCACCGACTTCGGCATCGCCGGCGTCCTCGAGACCGGCGGCGAGGCGGCGACCCGCCTGACCCGCGCCGGTCAGGTGCTCGGGGATCCGCAGTACACGAGTCCCGAGCATCTCGTGGGCGATCCCGTCACCGGCGCATCGGACGTCTATGCCCTGGGGATCGTCGGCTATCAGCTCCTGGCCGGGCGGGGCCCCTACGCGGCCCAGGGTTCCGCGCGGATCGCGGCCGCCCACCTCCGGGAGCAGGCGGTCCCGCTGTCCTCCCTCCGTCCGGATCTGCCGCCGGCCCTGGCACGCCTGCTCACCGCCTGTCTGGCCAAGCGGCCGGAGCAGCGACCCCGGATGGCCGACCTGGTGGCCCACCTCGAGCGGCCGGACGACGTTCTCGTGAGCGCCAGCGGTGCCCGGGGCCGCACCCAGTCGCTGGAGGCGGCGGTCGAACAGCTCCCGGCGCTCCAGAGCTTCCTCCAGGAGCTGAAGCGGCGCCGGGTCTTCAACGTGGCGGCCGTGTATGCCGTAGCCTCCTTCGGCCTGCTCCAGGTGGGGGAGCTGATCCTCCCGGCGCTTCCCGTGCCCGAATGGGCCTACACGGCGTTGGTGGCCACCATCCTCGCGGCCTTCCCGGTTGCGCTCGTGCTCGCCTGGATCTTCGACGTGGGGTCGGATGGGCTCACCCGCTCCCGCTCCGATCCGACCAGCGTGCGCGGCCCCACGCTGCGCGTCCTCCAGGTCACCGGCCTGGCCCTGTCGCTGGGCGTGGCGATTCTCATCGGGTGGTGGATCCTGTCCGCCTGA
- a CDS encoding PadR family transcriptional regulator yields MELIRGTLDLLILRTLSWGPMHGYAISRWIRERSGDVLELTQGALYPALRRLEAGGHLASAWEVSDTGRDTKVYSLTPGGRAHLRRLQSEWSRYVDLMERVPLAPEGVR; encoded by the coding sequence GTGGAACTGATCCGAGGGACGCTGGACCTGCTCATCCTGCGCACGCTGAGCTGGGGCCCGATGCACGGCTACGCCATCTCGCGCTGGATCCGTGAGCGGTCCGGAGACGTGCTCGAGCTCACCCAGGGCGCCCTGTACCCCGCGCTTCGCCGCCTCGAGGCCGGGGGGCACCTCGCGTCGGCATGGGAGGTCTCCGACACCGGGCGCGACACCAAGGTCTACTCGCTGACGCCGGGGGGGAGGGCGCACCTCCGCCGGCTCCAGTCCGAGTGGTCGCGCTACGTGGACCTGATGGAGCGGGTGCCCCTGGCGCCCGAGGGGGTCCGATGA
- a CDS encoding glutamine synthetase III, whose translation MKTASRFDALAAARGWAAPGSANGGSAPADPVEIFGSDTFGLSEMKARLPAQVFQRLLGTIEEGTELDPTVADAVAGAMKDWAIARGASHFTHWFQPLTGLTAEKHDSFLVVKDGRALSEFRGKELIQGEPDASSFPSGGLRATFEARGYTAWDPTSPAFLIEGPGGATLCIPTAFSSWTGDSLDKKIPLLRSMDALDRVTRRALAVFGESSSRVTANMGPEQEFFLIDQEFYYRRPDLVTTGRTVLGAKPPRGQELEDHYFGSIDERVLAFMQSVETDLYKLGVPMKTRHNEVAPNQFEMAPVYEQANLAADHQQLMMLTLQRNARKFGLVCLLHEKPFAGVNGSGKHLNWSFGTDRHNLLEPGETPHDNRLFLFFCTAVLRAVYRHQDLLRASVAHAGNDHRLGANEAPPSIISVFLGDQLEDIFRQLAESGTAASSKGGGLLGLGVKVLPHLPQHSGDRNRTSPFAFTGNKFEFRALGASQSVSWPATVLNTIVAEAVDDMTTELEQGIASGTELTAALRALLAKEIKELGPIIFNGDGYSQEWQDEAARRGLLNLRTTIDALPTMTSAKNEKLFEKYGVLSPRELESRLEVKIDQYFRKINIEGETTARLARTLILPAAARYLTELAQAASAAQAAVPSLTGLGGEVERLAGLVDTLVTRLVALDAQNAELGGDDVHSKALHMRDNVIPAMNGVREVADQLERILPEDAWPLPTYRDMLWIK comes from the coding sequence CGGCTCGGACACCTTCGGCCTCAGCGAGATGAAGGCCCGTCTCCCTGCCCAGGTCTTCCAGCGGCTGCTGGGCACCATCGAAGAGGGGACCGAGCTCGACCCGACCGTGGCGGATGCGGTTGCGGGCGCGATGAAGGATTGGGCCATCGCGCGGGGCGCGAGCCACTTCACCCATTGGTTCCAGCCGCTCACCGGCCTGACCGCCGAGAAGCACGATTCCTTCCTGGTCGTCAAGGACGGGCGCGCGCTGTCCGAGTTCCGGGGCAAGGAGCTCATCCAGGGTGAGCCCGACGCCTCCTCGTTCCCCTCCGGCGGCCTGCGCGCCACCTTCGAAGCGCGCGGCTACACGGCCTGGGACCCCACGTCCCCCGCATTCCTGATCGAAGGACCGGGCGGCGCCACGCTCTGCATCCCCACCGCGTTCAGCTCCTGGACCGGCGACAGCCTCGACAAGAAGATCCCGCTTCTGCGCTCGATGGACGCGCTCGACCGCGTCACCCGTCGTGCGCTCGCCGTCTTCGGGGAGAGCAGCAGCCGGGTCACGGCCAACATGGGTCCCGAGCAGGAGTTCTTCCTGATCGACCAGGAGTTCTACTACCGCCGTCCCGATCTGGTCACCACCGGCCGCACCGTCCTGGGCGCCAAGCCGCCGCGGGGCCAGGAGCTGGAGGACCACTACTTCGGTTCGATCGACGAGCGGGTCCTGGCCTTCATGCAGTCGGTGGAGACGGACCTCTACAAGCTCGGCGTGCCCATGAAGACGCGCCACAACGAGGTGGCCCCGAACCAGTTCGAGATGGCGCCGGTGTACGAGCAGGCCAACCTCGCGGCCGACCACCAGCAGCTCATGATGCTCACGCTGCAGCGGAACGCGCGGAAGTTCGGGCTCGTCTGCCTGCTGCACGAGAAGCCGTTCGCCGGCGTGAACGGCAGCGGCAAGCATCTGAACTGGTCGTTCGGCACGGATCGGCACAACCTGCTCGAGCCGGGCGAGACGCCGCACGACAACCGGCTGTTCCTGTTCTTCTGCACGGCGGTGCTGCGTGCCGTCTACCGGCACCAGGACCTGCTGCGGGCATCGGTCGCCCATGCCGGCAACGACCACCGGCTGGGTGCGAACGAGGCGCCTCCGTCCATCATCTCGGTGTTCCTGGGTGACCAGCTCGAAGACATCTTCCGCCAGCTCGCCGAGTCCGGCACGGCGGCTTCGAGCAAGGGCGGTGGCCTCCTCGGCCTCGGTGTGAAGGTGCTGCCTCATCTCCCCCAGCACTCCGGGGACCGCAACCGCACCTCGCCGTTCGCCTTCACCGGCAACAAGTTCGAATTCCGCGCCCTGGGTGCTTCCCAGAGCGTCTCGTGGCCGGCCACCGTCCTGAACACCATCGTGGCCGAGGCGGTGGACGACATGACCACCGAGCTCGAGCAGGGGATCGCCAGTGGCACCGAGCTCACGGCAGCCCTGAGGGCGCTGTTGGCCAAGGAGATCAAGGAGCTCGGCCCCATCATCTTCAACGGGGACGGCTATTCGCAGGAGTGGCAGGACGAGGCGGCGCGGCGTGGGCTGCTCAACCTGCGCACCACGATCGACGCGCTGCCGACCATGACGTCGGCGAAGAACGAGAAGCTGTTCGAGAAGTACGGTGTGCTCTCGCCGCGGGAGCTCGAGTCCCGGCTCGAGGTCAAGATCGACCAGTACTTCCGCAAGATCAACATCGAGGGGGAGACCACCGCGCGTCTCGCTCGCACGCTGATCCTGCCCGCCGCGGCGCGCTATCTGACCGAGCTGGCACAGGCGGCGTCGGCGGCCCAGGCCGCCGTGCCGAGCCTCACCGGGCTGGGTGGCGAGGTCGAGCGCCTGGCGGGACTCGTCGACACCCTCGTGACGCGGCTCGTCGCCCTCGATGCGCAGAACGCGGAGCTGGGCGGCGACGACGTGCACTCGAAGGCGCTGCACATGCGGGACAACGTGATCCCGGCCATGAACGGCGTGCGCGAGGTCGCGGACCAGCTCGAGCGGATCCTGCCCGAGGACGCGTGGCCTCTGCCCACCTATCGGGACATGCTCTGGATCAAGTAG